A single region of the Saprospiraceae bacterium genome encodes:
- a CDS encoding ribonuclease Z, which translates to MTPFEVILLGTNSALPAFGRFPTAQVLRIQNECFLIDCGEGTQMRMQDFNIRPNQINQIFISHLHGDHFYGLIGLLTTLSLLGRSKPLHIYAPQGLEEIIRIQTQYAGGEAPYAINFHLIDTERHYLIFENAKVAVYTIPLDHRIPTSGFLFREKEKDRAMIGATIAQYNIPYQAIPAIKKGQDFTLPDGQVIANHLLTEAPSPPRSYAYCSDTRYKEAIIPIIKGVDLLYHEATFCDNLKEKAAQTGHSTAKQAAQIAKLAEVGQLLLGHFSSRYENIKVFEAEARTVFDKTVAGREGETYSC; encoded by the coding sequence ATGACGCCATTTGAGGTGATTTTATTGGGGACGAACTCCGCCTTGCCTGCTTTCGGCAGATTTCCTACTGCACAGGTGCTTCGTATTCAGAACGAATGCTTTTTAATCGACTGTGGAGAGGGAACCCAAATGCGGATGCAAGATTTCAACATTCGCCCCAATCAGATCAATCAAATTTTTATTAGTCATCTACACGGAGACCATTTTTATGGACTGATTGGCCTACTAACCACGCTTTCCCTCCTGGGTAGAAGCAAGCCACTCCATATCTATGCACCACAAGGCTTAGAAGAAATCATTCGGATTCAAACGCAATATGCAGGTGGTGAGGCCCCATATGCTATTAACTTCCATCTCATTGATACCGAACGCCATTACCTGATTTTTGAAAATGCCAAAGTGGCTGTTTATACTATCCCACTTGACCATCGCATCCCTACATCAGGTTTTCTGTTTCGCGAAAAAGAAAAAGATCGCGCCATGATTGGCGCCACTATTGCGCAGTACAATATTCCTTATCAGGCAATTCCTGCCATCAAAAAAGGCCAGGATTTTACCCTTCCCGATGGACAAGTTATCGCCAATCATCTCCTGACGGAAGCGCCTTCTCCTCCCAGGAGTTATGCCTATTGCTCCGATACCCGTTACAAAGAAGCTATTATTCCTATTATTAAAGGCGTTGACCTCCTTTACCATGAAGCCACCTTCTGTGATAATTTGAAAGAAAAAGCGGCTCAAACCGGGCATTCTACCGCCAAACAAGCTGCCCAGATCGCCAAATTGGCTGAAGTAGGGCAATTGCTGCTTGGCCATTTTTCTTCCCGCTATGAAAACATCAAGGTGTTTGAAGCCGAGGCTCGAACTGTTTTTGATAAAACCGTAGCGGGCAGGGAAGGCGAGACGTATAGCTGCTAG
- a CDS encoding STAS domain-containing protein: MKYSVDKQEKYTVFQLQEDNLNSLVAPKLKSEFVILSNEGARNLILDMTEVKFVDSSGLSAILTANRLWKNLGSFVLTGIEHPSVKKLIEISRLDTVLSIVPTVPESIDFIFMDEMERELNEEGEEE; the protein is encoded by the coding sequence ATGAAATATTCCGTTGACAAACAAGAGAAATATACTGTTTTTCAGTTACAAGAGGATAATTTGAACTCTCTAGTAGCCCCAAAACTAAAGTCCGAATTCGTCATTTTATCCAATGAAGGCGCTAGAAACCTCATCCTGGATATGACAGAGGTTAAATTTGTAGATTCGTCAGGCTTAAGTGCCATTTTGACAGCTAATCGGCTTTGGAAGAACCTGGGCTCCTTTGTTTTGACCGGTATTGAACATCCAAGTGTCAAAAAATTAATTGAGATTTCTCGATTAGATACCGTCTTGTCAATCGTTCCAACCGTCCCTGAATCAATTGATTTCATTTTTATGGATGAAATGGAGCGGGAATTGAATGAGGAAGGTGAGGAGGAATGA
- a CDS encoding ATP-dependent Clp protease ATP-binding subunit, with protein sequence MSHNNKRFSPKVKQVLAKSREEAQRLGHDFIGTEHLLLGIMAENGSLAMKVLESLEVDAIDLKETVEESIQRIPTSTTALNIGSLSLNKEAEKVLKVTFLEAKMLKSEEISPEHLMLSILKHKENPASRLLSQFDVDYDIYKAELEYVRQEQDFSSHTDPYAQAPSDQDDPYEDEEGQGRYQQRAKGANKSRTPVLDNFGRDITKLAEENKLDPIIGRENEIERVSQILSRRKKNNPILIGEPGVGKTAIVEGLALRIIQKKVSRTLFNKRIVMLDLAALVAGTKYRGQFEERMKAIMNELEKSRDVILFIDEIHTIVGAGGATGSLDASNIFKPALARGELQCIGASTLDEYRQHIEKDGALDRRFQKVIVDPPSAEEAIHILNNIKSKYEEFHNVIYSDEAIDACVKLSDRYITDRFLPDKAIDVLDEVGARVHLKNIHVPEHIEELENQIEELKEHKNQAVKNQQYERAADLRDQESKLVRKLEFAKVQWEEESKTKKYPVDDDHIAEVVSMMTGIPVKRVAQSESKKLIGMNSDIQKVIIGQDEAIGKITKAIQRNRVGLKDPTKPIGSFIFLGPTGVGKTELAKALARYLFDSDDALVRIDMSEYMEKFSVSRLIGAPPGYVGYEEGGQLTEKVRRKPYSVVLLDEIEKAHPDVYNILLQVLDDGQLTDGLGRKVDFKNTLIIMTSNIGVRQLKDFGQGVGFATQARQEAAKDHSTGVIQNALKRTFSPEFLNRIDDVVIFNSLGQDEIFKIIDITLQDLHKRLEGMGFSLTLTDDAKKFVAEKGFDPQFGARPLHRAIQKYLEDPLAEFILNESLEEGAVMEANMAEDGESLKIVLAKTVDSDIKK encoded by the coding sequence ATGAGTCATAATAATAAAAGATTTTCGCCAAAAGTAAAACAAGTCCTGGCCAAAAGCAGGGAAGAAGCACAGCGGCTAGGGCATGATTTTATAGGTACGGAACATTTATTGTTAGGTATCATGGCAGAAAATGGCAGCTTGGCTATGAAAGTCCTTGAATCCTTGGAAGTTGACGCCATTGATTTAAAGGAAACGGTCGAAGAGTCCATTCAAAGGATTCCAACCTCCACCACTGCCTTAAACATCGGGAGTCTTTCCCTAAACAAAGAAGCCGAAAAGGTCCTAAAAGTGACTTTTCTCGAGGCCAAAATGCTTAAAAGCGAAGAAATCAGTCCGGAGCACCTTATGCTATCGATTCTGAAGCATAAGGAAAATCCTGCCTCTCGCCTACTGAGCCAGTTTGATGTAGATTACGATATCTACAAAGCTGAACTGGAGTATGTCCGGCAGGAACAAGATTTTTCTTCCCATACTGATCCTTATGCACAGGCACCATCCGATCAGGATGATCCTTATGAAGATGAGGAAGGACAAGGCCGATACCAACAACGGGCCAAAGGGGCTAACAAATCTCGTACCCCTGTCTTAGATAACTTTGGCCGAGACATCACCAAACTCGCTGAGGAGAACAAGCTTGATCCTATTATTGGCAGAGAAAATGAAATTGAGCGGGTTTCTCAAATTCTTAGCCGTCGGAAAAAGAACAATCCAATTCTGATTGGTGAGCCTGGTGTAGGTAAAACAGCCATTGTGGAGGGTTTAGCTCTTCGGATTATTCAAAAGAAAGTTTCCCGTACGCTATTTAATAAGCGGATTGTCATGTTGGATTTGGCTGCACTGGTGGCAGGTACCAAATACCGCGGTCAATTCGAGGAGCGAATGAAGGCTATCATGAATGAATTGGAGAAATCTCGCGATGTCATCCTGTTCATTGATGAAATTCACACCATTGTTGGAGCAGGAGGAGCAACAGGTTCGCTGGATGCTTCCAATATCTTTAAACCTGCCTTGGCGCGTGGCGAGTTGCAATGTATCGGTGCTTCCACTTTGGACGAATACCGTCAACACATTGAGAAAGATGGTGCGCTAGATCGTCGTTTCCAAAAGGTAATTGTCGATCCACCTTCTGCTGAAGAAGCCATCCACATCCTAAACAATATCAAATCTAAGTACGAAGAGTTTCACAATGTAATTTATTCCGATGAAGCCATTGATGCCTGTGTTAAGTTGAGTGATCGTTATATTACGGATCGCTTTTTGCCAGACAAGGCCATCGACGTACTGGATGAGGTTGGGGCAAGGGTTCACTTAAAGAACATTCACGTTCCTGAACATATTGAGGAACTGGAAAATCAAATCGAGGAACTCAAAGAGCACAAAAACCAAGCAGTTAAAAATCAACAATACGAAAGGGCTGCTGATTTACGTGACCAAGAATCTAAACTGGTTCGCAAATTGGAATTTGCCAAAGTACAATGGGAAGAAGAATCAAAGACTAAGAAGTATCCCGTTGATGATGACCATATTGCAGAGGTTGTTTCCATGATGACGGGCATTCCGGTGAAGCGGGTGGCGCAGAGCGAGAGCAAAAAGCTCATTGGGATGAATAGTGATATTCAGAAGGTTATTATCGGACAAGATGAAGCCATCGGTAAAATCACAAAGGCGATTCAGCGAAACCGGGTAGGTTTAAAAGACCCGACCAAGCCCATTGGATCCTTCATTTTCCTTGGTCCGACAGGCGTAGGGAAAACGGAATTGGCCAAAGCTTTGGCACGTTATCTCTTCGATTCGGATGATGCGCTGGTTCGCATTGACATGAGTGAATATATGGAGAAATTCTCCGTCAGTCGGCTCATTGGTGCACCTCCAGGTTATGTCGGGTATGAAGAAGGCGGCCAGTTGACCGAAAAAGTTCGCCGCAAACCTTACTCGGTGGTGCTCCTCGATGAAATCGAGAAGGCACACCCCGATGTGTATAATATTTTATTGCAGGTATTGGATGATGGCCAATTGACAGATGGCCTTGGCAGAAAAGTCGACTTCAAAAACACCCTTATTATTATGACGTCTAATATCGGGGTGCGTCAGTTGAAAGATTTTGGTCAGGGCGTTGGATTTGCCACGCAGGCTCGTCAGGAAGCGGCGAAGGATCACTCTACCGGTGTTATTCAAAATGCCTTAAAACGTACCTTCTCTCCCGAATTCCTTAACAGGATTGACGATGTGGTTATTTTCAATAGTTTGGGACAAGATGAAATCTTCAAAATTATTGATATTACCTTGCAAGACCTGCATAAGCGTTTGGAGGGTATGGGCTTTTCCCTTACCTTGACAGACGATGCTAAAAAGTTTGTGGCAGAAAAAGGCTTTGACCCTCAATTTGGGGCAAGACCACTGCACCGAGCGATTCAAAAATACTTGGAGGATCCACTTGCCGAATTTATTTTGAATGAATCCTTAGAAGAAGGAGCAGTCATGGAGGCGAATATGGCAGAAGATGGGGAAAGCCTCAAAATTGTTTTAGCTAAAACAGTGGATTCTGACATCAAAAAATAA
- the infC gene encoding translation initiation factor IF-3, with the protein MAKRQRVPRKEDKLQSQFRINDQIRVPEVRLVGDNLEDLGKAIGQEIESGIFPTRKLRDWAYQLELDLVEISPNAIPPVVRITNFKKFLYEKKKKQKEIKAKALKTVIKEIRFGPNTDDHDFDFKLRHAKKFLEEGAKVKSYVHFKGRTIVFKDRGELLLLRFLKELEEWGTAENLPKLEGRRMSVIVSPKVKKKK; encoded by the coding sequence TTGGCAAAGAGACAACGAGTTCCAAGAAAAGAAGACAAACTCCAATCACAGTTCAGAATTAACGATCAAATTCGCGTTCCTGAAGTACGTTTAGTAGGTGACAATTTGGAGGATCTTGGTAAAGCTATTGGTCAGGAAATAGAAAGTGGCATTTTTCCTACCCGAAAATTGAGGGATTGGGCTTATCAACTTGAGTTAGATTTAGTAGAAATTTCGCCTAATGCTATCCCCCCTGTTGTACGAATTACCAACTTCAAAAAATTTCTTTACGAGAAAAAGAAAAAACAAAAGGAAATCAAAGCCAAAGCCTTGAAAACCGTCATCAAAGAGATTCGCTTTGGTCCAAATACGGATGATCACGACTTTGATTTCAAATTGCGACATGCCAAAAAATTCTTGGAGGAAGGTGCTAAAGTTAAATCTTACGTACATTTCAAAGGGCGAACCATCGTCTTTAAAGATCGCGGTGAACTTTTGTTGCTTCGCTTTTTGAAAGAATTAGAAGAATGGGGAACCGCAGAGAACCTTCCTAAATTAGAAGGACGACGGATGTCCGTCATTGTTTCTCCTAAAGTCAAGAAGAAAAAATAA
- the rpmI gene encoding 50S ribosomal protein L35, with protein MPKMKTHSSAKKRFKITGSGKVKRFQAFTSHMMRNKGKKAKLRLRDAALVSEADEKKVKRLLVK; from the coding sequence ATGCCTAAAATGAAGACACATTCCAGTGCGAAGAAACGTTTCAAGATCACTGGATCAGGAAAGGTAAAACGTTTTCAAGCTTTTACTTCTCACATGATGAGAAATAAAGGTAAGAAAGCTAAGCTTCGTTTGCGAGACGCTGCGCTCGTTTCTGAAGCTGATGAGAAAAAAGTTAAGCGTTTGCTCGTAAAGTAA
- the rplT gene encoding 50S ribosomal protein L20, translating to MPRSVNSVASRKRRKKILKLSKGYFGARGKVYTVAKNAVEKGLQYAYRDRRNKKRAFRSLWIARINAAARQQGISYSKLIYQLTQAEVQLNRKVLADLAMNHPDTFEAVVKSVQNKG from the coding sequence ATGCCAAGGTCAGTCAATTCTGTCGCGTCAAGGAAAAGACGAAAAAAAATTCTAAAACTATCTAAGGGTTATTTCGGTGCACGCGGAAAAGTTTATACCGTTGCCAAGAATGCAGTGGAGAAAGGTTTGCAATATGCTTACCGCGACCGACGCAACAAAAAACGTGCTTTTCGCAGTTTGTGGATTGCCCGTATTAATGCAGCAGCCCGTCAACAAGGTATTTCTTACTCTAAATTGATCTATCAATTGACACAAGCTGAAGTACAACTCAACCGGAAAGTATTAGCTGATTTAGCAATGAATCACCCTGATACATTTGAAGCAGTTGTAAAATCAGTCCAGAATAAAGGATAA
- a CDS encoding BTAD domain-containing putative transcriptional regulator → MRSDETHFGHHSSATMAKIAEDRLHKWIFAAQMTTSKQALNTPFLKTIKMTPKTIIILGENSRIFHQLNRWLSDYRLIPITAENWITIEQFKPGLAICLVNDEEKPPFTLWKQQQWLHKIPTLFVQSEGAVNLERLAEAFSMGLADFCEWPCNQEVIQHKVRVHFKRPHWLQVIGLKLSTLWHKTSQPITHLGFTPTPLQRPFKKQINSDFMPEKGLYVHFLGTFSLSVDKKRLPDDLGKKQKSLLAYLLYHSGQFLHREKLMDVFWPEVPANSSRNSLNVAISQIRAYLRPYLDGHDFISYQNEGYVVNPGLSIITDVHQFKANCKSGWDALRSGQREVAVDFLEQASQIYQQDFMLELQYEEWCSDERDALKETFLSVLNSLALYYHQKKEYEKVIPLAERILIKAPFLEDTHRLLIDCFDRLHMRGRALNQYQKCKALLVTHFQVEPSPETQALLVRIKGKSA, encoded by the coding sequence ATGCGTTCTGACGAGACTCATTTTGGCCATCATAGCAGCGCTACGATGGCCAAAATAGCCGAAGACAGGTTGCATAAATGGATATTTGCAGCCCAAATGACTACCTCCAAACAAGCACTTAATACCCCATTTTTGAAAACCATAAAGATGACCCCCAAAACCATTATCATTCTTGGTGAAAATAGTCGTATCTTTCACCAACTCAACCGCTGGTTATCAGATTACCGCTTAATCCCTATTACCGCTGAAAATTGGATAACCATTGAACAATTCAAACCTGGATTAGCCATATGCCTGGTCAATGATGAGGAGAAGCCTCCTTTTACCTTGTGGAAACAACAACAATGGCTTCACAAGATTCCAACCCTCTTTGTACAATCGGAAGGTGCAGTTAACCTGGAACGCTTAGCGGAAGCGTTTTCTATGGGTTTAGCAGATTTTTGTGAATGGCCTTGTAACCAGGAGGTGATCCAACACAAAGTCAGGGTGCATTTCAAAAGGCCTCATTGGCTGCAAGTAATAGGCCTAAAATTAAGTACTTTATGGCATAAAACTAGTCAGCCAATCACTCACCTAGGATTTACCCCGACGCCCTTGCAGAGGCCATTTAAAAAGCAGATCAACTCCGATTTTATGCCGGAAAAAGGCCTTTATGTTCATTTTTTAGGGACTTTTTCACTTAGCGTAGACAAGAAGCGTCTGCCCGATGATTTGGGCAAAAAACAAAAAAGCTTGCTCGCTTATCTATTGTACCATTCGGGGCAGTTTCTTCACAGAGAAAAGCTCATGGACGTCTTTTGGCCAGAAGTTCCTGCCAATTCTTCCCGTAATTCACTCAATGTTGCTATTTCTCAAATTCGAGCCTATTTACGCCCTTATTTAGATGGTCATGATTTCATTAGTTACCAAAACGAAGGGTATGTAGTTAACCCAGGGCTATCTATCATAACCGATGTTCATCAGTTTAAAGCAAATTGTAAAAGTGGGTGGGACGCTTTGCGGTCTGGGCAACGGGAGGTAGCGGTCGACTTCTTAGAACAAGCGAGTCAGATTTATCAACAGGATTTTATGTTGGAGCTACAATATGAAGAATGGTGTTCAGATGAACGTGATGCCCTAAAAGAAACTTTTCTATCGGTTTTAAATAGCCTGGCCTTGTATTATCATCAAAAGAAGGAATATGAAAAAGTAATTCCCCTTGCGGAGCGAATTTTAATTAAGGCTCCTTTTTTGGAGGATACCCACCGTTTGCTGATAGACTGTTTTGATCGCCTCCATATGCGTGGAAGAGCACTAAATCAGTATCAAAAATGTAAGGCATTACTTGTTACGCACTTTCAGGTGGAGCCTTCTCCGGAGACCCAGGCGTTGTTGGTCAGGATAAAAGGAAAATCAGCCTAA
- a CDS encoding DUF6503 family protein yields MANKKKVKKRLQIFLLLLWLASPRIFSQSTMASQSLPTAEVVLKASIQYHDPKGVWAKEAFQLSLRESRPDAITRETAIRIDNKTGAFELSQKREGHLLFRSIKGDQCESKLDGSTEVSEEDRKKHRLTCDYNRNVRNYYTYLNGLPMKLRDPGTIIHETIQVKNFQGKELLEMKVTYDPAVGNDTWYFYFDPSSYALQGYRFYHDESKNDGEYITLAGEEKIGKLRLPKVRKWYTHQEDKLLGTDELVGGR; encoded by the coding sequence ATGGCCAATAAAAAGAAAGTAAAAAAACGCCTACAGATATTCCTTCTATTGCTCTGGCTCGCTAGTCCTCGCATTTTTTCGCAGTCAACAATGGCGTCTCAATCCTTACCCACCGCAGAGGTGGTATTAAAAGCAAGTATCCAATACCATGATCCGAAAGGTGTCTGGGCCAAAGAAGCATTTCAGTTGTCGCTTCGGGAAAGTCGCCCGGATGCCATTACCAGAGAAACGGCTATTCGGATAGACAATAAAACGGGCGCTTTTGAGCTTTCTCAAAAACGAGAGGGTCATCTCCTGTTTCGTTCAATCAAGGGTGACCAATGTGAAAGCAAATTGGATGGCTCTACAGAAGTCAGCGAGGAAGATCGCAAAAAACACCGCCTCACCTGCGATTATAATCGGAATGTGCGCAATTATTATACTTATTTAAATGGCCTCCCTATGAAGCTTCGCGATCCAGGAACGATTATCCATGAGACTATTCAAGTCAAAAATTTTCAAGGGAAGGAATTACTGGAGATGAAGGTGACTTATGATCCGGCAGTCGGCAATGATACCTGGTATTTTTATTTTGACCCTTCCTCTTACGCGCTGCAGGGCTACCGTTTTTATCATGATGAAAGTAAAAATGATGGGGAATACATCACCTTGGCTGGTGAAGAGAAGATCGGGAAGCTTCGCCTTCCAAAGGTTCGAAAATGGTATACGCACCAGGAGGATAAGTTATTGGGGACGGATGAGCTGGTGGGAGGGAGATGA
- a CDS encoding FAD binding domain-containing protein has translation MITIAKNITEALAAKGEIRAGGTDFQERRRSRVSMGDIVDITRIPNLDQIEKQADGSARIGALATVSQVGQHEYLQQHYPALTLPAQALATPQIREMASMGGVLAQRNRCWYYRHPDFECFKKGGDSCPAREGNHHFGVCFDFGPCAFPHASSIGMALLTYDASLSISSGRQMSIKDFFGDGKLASKDNTLDAGEIITHIHLPSPIVMEKAAYFRLMSREWAEWPLVEVAVRLVLDGERIKEAKVAVGGVANIPFRLFDVERALLGQTVSSAIFTAAAQLATKNANPLPQTQYKVAMVERSVLNALEMAVGARE, from the coding sequence ATGATAACTATTGCTAAAAACATAACAGAGGCGCTTGCTGCCAAAGGAGAAATCAGGGCTGGCGGCACCGATTTTCAAGAAAGACGCAGAAGTCGTGTCTCTATGGGCGATATTGTCGACATTACCCGTATCCCGAATTTGGATCAAATTGAAAAACAAGCAGATGGGAGTGCCCGCATTGGTGCCCTGGCGACAGTGAGCCAGGTAGGCCAGCACGAATACCTCCAGCAACATTACCCTGCCCTTACCCTCCCCGCCCAAGCCCTCGCCACGCCTCAAATCAGGGAAATGGCCAGCATGGGCGGCGTTTTGGCCCAGCGAAACCGTTGTTGGTACTACCGGCATCCCGATTTCGAATGCTTTAAAAAAGGAGGAGATAGCTGCCCTGCCCGTGAAGGCAACCATCATTTTGGGGTCTGTTTTGACTTTGGTCCTTGTGCTTTTCCGCATGCCTCCTCTATCGGCATGGCTCTCCTCACTTATGATGCTAGCCTCAGCATTTCAAGCGGGCGACAAATGAGCATCAAGGATTTCTTCGGCGACGGTAAACTGGCCAGCAAAGATAATACCTTGGATGCAGGGGAAATCATCACCCATATCCACCTTCCCTCTCCTATAGTAATGGAAAAAGCGGCTTATTTCCGATTAATGAGTCGCGAATGGGCAGAATGGCCGCTGGTTGAAGTTGCTGTCCGTTTAGTACTGGACGGAGAGCGCATCAAAGAGGCCAAGGTCGCCGTCGGCGGCGTAGCCAACATCCCTTTCCGACTTTTTGACGTAGAGCGTGCCCTCCTGGGGCAAACGGTCTCCTCCGCTATTTTCACTGCCGCCGCGCAGCTGGCCACGAAAAACGCCAATCCGCTCCCTCAAACGCAGTATAAGGTAGCAATGGTGGAAAGAAGCGTTTTGAATGCTTTGGAGATGGCGGTGGGGGCTAGGGAGTAA